Proteins encoded together in one Carya illinoinensis cultivar Pawnee chromosome 3, C.illinoinensisPawnee_v1, whole genome shotgun sequence window:
- the LOC122305705 gene encoding mini zinc finger protein 2-like — protein sequence MRKRQVVLRRQEPSEGSTTSSLTVRTVRYAECQKNHAASIGGYAVDGCREFMASGEEGTAAALTCAACNCHRNDHRREVEVDVGNERP from the coding sequence ATGAGGAAGCGGCAGGTCGTCCTGAGAAGACAAGAACCATCCGAAGGTTCCACAACTTCATCTCTCACGGTTCGGACAGTGAGATATGCGGAGTGCCAAAAGAATCATGCAGCTAGCATCGGAGGTTATGCGGTTGATGGCTGCAGGGAGTTCATGGCCAGTGGGGAGGAAGGGACAGCAGCAGCACTTACTTGTGCTGCCTGCAACTGCCACAGGAACGACCACAGAAGGGAAGTGGAGGTTGATGTAGGGAACGAGCGTCCTTGA